TTAAGAAAAGTAGTTTTACCAACACCATTTCTACCAATTATACTGACTCTTTCACTTACTTCCATTCCGAAGTTAATGTTTTCAAACAATAATGAATCATTATAACTTTTACTTAAATTTGATGCAGAGAATAAGGACAAAATATTTGTTGTTTTATTGAATTATTGATTTTAAGATAGAAAATTAATATCAAAATTGTTAGATAGAATTTTAGATATAAACCAAAAAGTATTTATTTAAAAATTAAATTTTGTGGCAAAAATAACACTAGTAATTTAAGGTATTAGATTTTCATAAAATTTAATTTTATATTGTTTTTCAAAACCATTTTTATAAGAGTTATATTTGCAAAATTATTTTATTAAAGTATCTGTTTCAAACCAAAATATGAATGATATAAATTCAGAAAAAGTAAAAAATATACTATTAGAAGCTAAAAAAATGGGTTTTAGCGACAGACAAATAGCATACCTTTGGAATAAATCGGAGAAAGAAATTCGCGAGCTTAGAAAGTTATTGGGAGTAATGCCAGTATATAAAACAGTAGATACATGTGCAGCTGAATTTGAAGCAAATACTCCTTATCATTATTCCACATACGAAATAGAAAATGAATCAGTAATTTCTAACAAAAAGAAGATAATAATTCTAGGCGGAGGACCAAATAGAATTGGACAGGGAATTGAGTTTGATTATTGTTGTGTACATGCTGTAATGGCACTTAGGGAAAAAGGTTTTGAAGTTATCATGATAAATTGTAATCCTGAAACTGTTTCAACTGATTATGATACAACAGATAAATTATATTTTGAGCCACTTACTTATGAAGATGTTATGAATATAATAGAGATTGAGAAACCTGATGGTGTAATAGTTTCTTTTGGTGGACAAACTCCATTAAAGTTAGCCAAAGAATTAGAAAATAGTGGAGTTAAGATTCTAGGTACTTCTTCAGAGGGTATAGACTTAGCCGAAGATAGAAAAAGATTTGGTGAATTGATTGATAATCTTGGAATACCAGTTCCTGCATGGGGCACAGCCTTAAGTGAAAATGAAGCTGTAGAAATTGCTGAGAGAATTGGTTATCCAGTTTTGGTTAGACCTAGTTATGTTTTAGGAGGTCGTGCAATGGAGATTTGCTATAGGAATGTACGTTTAAGAGAATATATGATAAATGCCACCCTTGTCTCTCCAAATCATCCAGTTTTAATAGATCACTTTTTAGAAAAGGCTTTTGAGTTTGATGTAGATGCAATTTGTGATGGGGAAGATGTTTTAATTGGTGGTATAATGCAACATATTGAAGAAGCTGGAATTCATTCTGGTGATTCAAGTTGTATTTTACCCCCTTATAGTATAACAGCAGACCAATATGAAACATTAATTGATTATACAAAAAAACTTGCAATAGCTCTTAAAGTTGTTGGATTAATGAATATACAATTTGCAATGCAAAGGGGCATAATATATGTACTTGAAGTAAATCCAAGGGCAAGTAGAACTGTTCCATTTGTAAGTAAAGCAACTGGAATTTCATTAGCTAAGTATGCTGCTCGAACAATGACTGGTGAAAAGATTAAAGA
Above is a window of Chlorobiota bacterium DNA encoding:
- the carB gene encoding carbamoyl-phosphate synthase large subunit; this translates as MNDINSEKVKNILLEAKKMGFSDRQIAYLWNKSEKEIRELRKLLGVMPVYKTVDTCAAEFEANTPYHYSTYEIENESVISNKKKIIILGGGPNRIGQGIEFDYCCVHAVMALREKGFEVIMINCNPETVSTDYDTTDKLYFEPLTYEDVMNIIEIEKPDGVIVSFGGQTPLKLAKELENSGVKILGTSSEGIDLAEDRKRFGELIDNLGIPVPAWGTALSENEAVEIAERIGYPVLVRPSYVLGGRAMEICYRNVRLREYMINATLVSPNHPVLIDHFLEKAFEFDVDAICDGEDVLIGGIMQHIEEAGIHSGDSSCILPPYSITADQYETLIDYTKKLAIALKVVGLMNIQFAMQRGIIYVLEVNPRASRTVPFVSKATGISLAKYAARTMTGEKIKDFGLEDMQMTLKHSAVKESVFPFNKFPKSSMFLGPEMRSTGEVMGIDSGVGLAVVKARIASGNSLPISGSIFVTLSDNDKRPRAAETMKGFVELGFEIIATGGTSAFLSESEIPNTKILKISEGSPNILDFLREGKVQLVINTPSGEVAREDEKRMGAVSMEYKVPFITTASAAAAALRGIKSLLTKEVNVKSLQEWYK